The genomic DNA CGCCGCCGCAGGCCTCATCACAATGGAAGAACGCGCCGGCCCCGATCGTCGCCAACGCTTTGCCTATGCCCTCACCAAAGCCGGGCAGGCCAAGAAAGAACGCCTGATTGATGCGTTCCTCTCTCGAAAATTCGCTGAATACACCGCTCTCCACGCCGAACTCACGGGTTCGGTGAGCGACCTGATACCACTGAAATACAGGAGCACCCTGATGCAGAACAACCTCGCCCCGATTCCGGAGCTCTACGTCTCTTACGAATCCGCCCAGAAGCTGAAGGTCGAAGCCGCCGAGCTGACCTCGCATGACCTCACCCCGCGCCAGATCTGCGACCTTGAACTGCTGATGAACGGCGGCTTCAACCCGCTCAAAGGCTTCCTCTCCGAAGAAGATTACAACGGCGTCGTCGAAAACATGCGTCTCGCAGATGGCTCCCTGTGGCCGATGCCGATCACGCTGGACGTGAGCGAAGCCTTCGCTGACACCATCGAACTCGGCCAAGACATCGCCCTGCGCGACCAAGAGGGCGTGATCCTCGCCACCATGACCGTGACCGACAAGTGGGAGCCCAACAAAGCCCGCGAAGCCGAGAAGGTGTTTGGCGCCGATGACTCCGCCCACCCGGCGGTGAACTACCTGCACAACCAGGCTGGCAAGATCTATCTCGGCGGCCCCGTCACCGGCCTGCAACAGCCGATCCACTATGATTTCCGCGGTCGCCGCGACAGCCCCAACGAGCTGCGCGCCTACTTCCGCAAGCTCGGCTGGCGCCGCGTTGTGGCGTTCCAAACGCGCAACCCCCTGCACCGCGCCCACCAAGAGCTGACCTTCCGCGCTGCCAAGGAAGCCCAGGCCAACCTGCTGATCCACCCGGTCGTCGGCATGACCAAGCCGGGCGACGTCGATCACTTCACCCGTGTGCGCTGCTACGAGGCCGTGCTCGACAAATACCCGGGCGCCACCACCACCATGAGCCTGCTGAACCTCGCCATGCGCATGGCTGGCCCGCGTGAGGCCGTCTGGCACGGGCTGATCCGCGCCAACCACGGCTGCACCCACTTCATCGTGGGCCGCGACCACGCCGGACCCGGCAAGAACTCGGCTGGCGAAGATTTTTACGGCCCCTATGACGCGCAGGAGCTGTTCCGCGAGCACCAGAGCGAGATCGGCATCGAAATGGTCGACTTCAAGCACATGGTCTGGGTGCAGGAGCGCGCGCAATACGAGCCGATGGACGAGATCACCGACAAGGACAAGGTGACCATCCTCAACATCTCCGGCACCGAGCTGCGCCGCCGTCTGGCCGAGGGCCTCGAAATCCCTGAGTGGTTCTCGTTCCCCGAGGTGGTCAAGGAGCTGCGCCGCACCCGCCCGCCGCGGGCCAAGCAGGGCTTCACCGTGTTCTTCACCGGCTTCTCCGGCTCGGGCAAGAGCACCATCGCCAACGCGCTTATGGTGAAGCTGATGGAAATGGGCGGCCGCCCGGTGACGCTGCTCGATGGTGACATCGTGCGCAAAAATCTCAGCTCCGAGTTGGGCTTCTCCAAGGAGCACCGCGACCTAAACATCCGCCGCATCGGCTACGTGGCCAGCGAGATCACCAAGAACGGCGGCATCGCC from Oceanicola sp. D3 includes the following:
- a CDS encoding bifunctional sulfate adenylyltransferase/adenylylsulfate kinase, translating into MTAHTDKPQLPNEDQLFLLLRQLERAPDASQRSIAEALKVSLGKLNTQLRATAAAGLITMEERAGPDRRQRFAYALTKAGQAKKERLIDAFLSRKFAEYTALHAELTGSVSDLIPLKYRSTLMQNNLAPIPELYVSYESAQKLKVEAAELTSHDLTPRQICDLELLMNGGFNPLKGFLSEEDYNGVVENMRLADGSLWPMPITLDVSEAFADTIELGQDIALRDQEGVILATMTVTDKWEPNKAREAEKVFGADDSAHPAVNYLHNQAGKIYLGGPVTGLQQPIHYDFRGRRDSPNELRAYFRKLGWRRVVAFQTRNPLHRAHQELTFRAAKEAQANLLIHPVVGMTKPGDVDHFTRVRCYEAVLDKYPGATTTMSLLNLAMRMAGPREAVWHGLIRANHGCTHFIVGRDHAGPGKNSAGEDFYGPYDAQELFREHQSEIGIEMVDFKHMVWVQERAQYEPMDEITDKDKVTILNISGTELRRRLAEGLEIPEWFSFPEVVKELRRTRPPRAKQGFTVFFTGFSGSGKSTIANALMVKLMEMGGRPVTLLDGDIVRKNLSSELGFSKEHRDLNIRRIGYVASEITKNGGIAICAPIAPYATTRRAVREDVEAYGAFVEIHVATSIEECERRDRKGLYKLAREGKIKEFTGISDPYDVPENPELRVETEGTDVDNCAHQVLLKLEQMGLVAAV